In a genomic window of Magnolia sinica isolate HGM2019 chromosome 16, MsV1, whole genome shotgun sequence:
- the LOC131229505 gene encoding protein CLMP1, producing the protein MGKSGGRRKKGGNNPPTSGDAVVSHSAPPHATAAVAAAANGVDLDSSIFLKRAHELKEEGNRRFQSKDYAGALQQYDLALQHTPKTHPDRAIFHSNRAACLMQMKPVDYNMVVAECSLALQVQPRFGRALLRRARAFEALSRYDMAMQDVQALLTADPNHRDALEIARRLRVALGPRQEAQQDLQSQPSPAALGASAVRGAPIGGLGPCLPARTAPKKAVASNKHDKPLSPTKTQQPISPSNGPELKSMPRAVLKPFKGTSEPLAFPDKDNKDLPLQSSSSSLPLRPLRAPSVPVVTQWRPLKLIYDHDIRLAQMPANCSFRVLRDIVANRYPSSKSVLVKYKDMDGDLVTITSTDELRLAESCIDGLAPKEKNEASEMNKSDALAVLRLHVVEVSPDQEPPLVEEEEKPVQEPSVEDEVIKGDQSVTHSSTGDSVLEGMDNEAIKTGLEEDAPAEKTGGEANHTECKEVEIDDWLFEFAQLFRTQVGIDPDAHIDLHELGMELCSEALEETVTSEEAQSLFDMAASKFQEVAALAFFNWGNVHMCAARKRIPLDELAPKEVMTAQLEAAYDWVQERYSLAGQKYEEALRIKPDFYEGLLALGQQHFETAKLRWSFALANKVNLETWDSTETIGLFDSAEMKMKAATEMWEKLEEQRANELKDPSVSRKDELLKRRKKHGTGTDGQPSGNGQGELSAEEAAEQAAVMRSQIHLFWGNMLFERSQVEFKLGLEGWEKNLDAAVERFKLAGASEADIAVVLKNHSSNGGAGVEGDGKNITSGSTEITETNGKAEVKHVPER; encoded by the coding sequence ATGGGGAAATCAGGTGGTAGGAGAAAGAAAGGTGGGAACAATCCTCCCACTTCAGGCGATGCTGTTGTTTCCCATTCTGCCCCTCCTCATGccactgctgctgttgctgctgctgccaaTGGTGTAGATTTGGATTCCTCCATATTCTTGAAGCGGGCCCACGAGCTCAAAGAAGAAGGAAACCGTCGCTTCCAATCAAAGGATTATGCTGGTGCCCTCCAGCAGTACGATCTCGCTCTTCAGCACACCCCCAAGACCCATCCCGACCGCGCCATCTTCCACAGCAACCGCGCCGCCTGCCTCATGCAGATGAAGCCTGTTGACTACAACATGGTCGTTGCCGAGTGCTCCCTCGCCCTCCAGGTCCAGCCCCGATTCGGTCGTGCTCTCCTCCGCCGTGCCCGTGCCTTCGAGGCCCTCTCCAGGTACGACATGGCTATGCAGGACGTCCAGGCCCTGCTCACTGCTGACCCCAACCACCGTGATGCCCTTGAGATCGCTCGCCGCCTGCGGGTTGCCCTCGGCCCCCGCCAGGAGGCCCAGCAGGATCTCCAGAGCCAACCGTCCCCTGCTGCTCTTGGGGCCTCCGCTGTCCGTGGAGCCCCAATTGGTGGGCTCGGCCCCTGCTTGCCAGCCCGCACCGCGCCCAAGAAGGCTGTGGCATCCAACAAGCATGATAAACCACTCTCCCCCACCAAAACCCAACAACCTATTTCCCCCTCAAATGGGCCGGAGCTGAAATCAATGCCCAGAGCTGTTTTGAAACCTTTCAAAGGTACTTCAGAGCCTCTTGCATTCCCAGATAAGGATAATAAGGATCTTCCATTGCAGTCATCCTCTTCATCATTGCCACTGCGCCCTTTACGTGCGCCTTCTGTTCCCGTGGTTACTCAATGGAGGCCGTTGAAACTCATTTACGACCATGACATAAGGCTTGCCCAGATGCCGGCAAATTGCAGTTTTAGAGTGCTGAGAGATATAGTAGCAAATCGGTATCCCTCATCAAAGTCCGTTCTGGTCAAGTACAAGGATATGGATGGCGATCTAGTGACTATTACCAGCACGGACGAACTCAGGCTAGCAGAGTCCTGCATTGATGGGCTTGCACCGAAGGAGAAAAACGAAGCGTCGGAAATGAATAAGAGTGATGCCCTTGCTGTTTTGAGGCTGCATGTTGTGGAGGTGAGCCCTGATCAGGAGCCACCCTTGGTTGAAGAAGAGGAGAAGCCAGTACAAGAACCATCAGTAGAGGATGAGGTGATAAAGGGTGATCAAAGTGTCACCCATTCATCTACAGGTGATTCGGTGTTGGAAGGTATGGACAATGAGGCCATTAAGACTGGTTTGGAAGAAGACGCTCCAGCAGAGAAGACGGGAGGCGAAGCTAATCACACTGAGTGCAAGGAAGTAGAGATTGATGACTGGCTGTTTGAATTTGCTCAGTTGTTCCGCACCCAGGTTGGCATTGACCCAGATGCGCATATTGACCTGCATGAGCTTGGGATGGAACTCTGTTCAGAGGCGCTCGAGGAGACTGTGACGAGTGAAGAAGCACAAAGCCTctttgacatggctgcttctaagTTCCAAGAGGTGGCGGCACTAGCATTCTTCAATTGGGGAAATGTTCATATGTGTGCGGCTAGGAAGCGCATACCATTGGATGAGTTGGCCCCAAAGGAGGTGATGACAGCCCAACTTGAAGCTGCTTATGATTGGGTTCAGGAGAGGTATTCTTTGGCTGGACAGAAATATGAAGAGGCCCTCCGGATCAAGCCAGACTTCTATGAGGGGTTGCTTGCATTAGGACAGCAGCATTTCGAGACTGCGAAGCTGCGATGGTCTTTTGCTCTGGCTAACAAGGTCAACCTGGAAACTTGGGACTCCACAGAGACAATTGGGCTTTTCGATAGTGCGGAAATGAAGATGAAAGCTGCTACTGAGATGTGGGAAAAGCTGGAAGAACAGAGGGCAAATGAGCTTAAGGATCCTAGTGTGAGCAGAAAGGATGAGTTGTTGAAAAGGAGGAAGAAACATGGCACGGGCACTGATGGTCAGCCCTCCGGAAATGGTCAGGGGGAGCTATCGGCTGAGGAAGCAGCGGAACAAGCGGCTGTGATGAGATCTCAGATACATCTTTTCTGGGGAAACATGCTTTTTGAGCGTTCTCAAGTTGAATTCAAACTTGGGTTGGAGGGTTGGGAAAAGAATCTGGATGCTGCTGTTGAGAGGTTTAAGCTTGCTGGGGCTTCTGAAGCTGATATTGCTGTTGTTCTGAAAAACCATTCATCCAATGGTGGAGCTGGTGTAGAAGGTGATGGCAAAAATATCACGAGCGGAAGCACAGAGATCACTGAAACAAATGGCAAAGCTGAGGTTAAGCATGTACCAGAAAGGTGA